AGCCCCTTCATAAAATAATCCTATACGAGTACGTATTTTATCACTCCATTTAAACTCAATAGTTGAATTTGCAATAATTCTATTACCAGGAGAGAAATCTGAGGTAGAAAGATCTGGTCTATTAGAACCATTTACAGTCTCCAAATTTCTCCATTGTGAACTATTTTGTGAAGATGTAGCATCAAATATACCATCTGAATCACCGTAAGAATAAGTTACTTGAGAAGTTACATCAATCTTAGTTGAGTAAAAATTCTTACTTAAAGTTCCACTCACATTATAGGAGCTTCCTTCACCAGTATTTGAGCCTAAATAAATTGCATTATAAGTTCTATCCAATGCTCCGAATCCGTAGTTTGGTCTAGATCCTGCACCTGTTGTTAAAAAACTTGGCGTATTTGGTAAATTAAGGTTTTCGTATGTTACCGCTGATATATTATCGTTCCAGATAAAATCTCCTGAGAATACTACACCACCTGGCAACTTTTGATCTATAGCTATATTAATTTTAAATACCTGTGGTAATTTGAAATCTTTAGCAAAAAGATTTATATCCCCCCCTAAAGCACCTGTACCTGGTAGAGGATCAGCAAATTGATTATTAACATCCGAGTTAAAAACTGGAACATCCCCACCTGTTAGCTGAAGGGATCCAGCTGTAACACCATTATTATTATATGCACCACCCGGCCATACTAAAGGTATTCTAGAAGTAAAAACACCAAGACCACCTCTTATTTGTGTAGAACGATTTCCTTTCACATCCCAGTTAAAACCTACTCTAGGAGAAAAATGAACAGTAGCATCAATACCCTGACCAACACGAGCTCCTTGTAAATTTTTTCCATTAGACTCAAGTAGATTTACTGTTCGAGTATTAAAGTCATCATTAACTAACCCATCTTCCCAGTAAGGTACATCTATACGAGCACCCATAGTAAATTTAAAATTATCAGTAACATTTACCTGATCTTGCACATATAGGCCAAATTGAAATAAATCAAAATCAGCCGCACCTTCAGAATCATCACCTGAACCACCTAATAAAGAATAACCATATCTGTATCTATTACCGGCAGCTCCATTTAAGAAATCATCAATATTATTATACCTGTATGCCCCATAATTATTACCAAAAAAGACATTATATGCAGATGAAAACTCATTATTTGTTCCAATAGTAATCGTATGAGCTCCTGAATATATTTCAAAATTATCTGTTAAAGTAAGTACCTTTTGCTCCAATAAGTTTGCTGTAGAAAAAGGATCGGATCCAAAATATATAGAAGAACCCGCAGTATCGAAAATCTGAACACTAGGAAACGGGTTTCCTGAAACACCGCGATCATCATTAACTGTAGTGTATCCAATAATTAAATTGTTAGACATATTGTCTCCAATTTTTGAACTAAATTCTAAAGCGGTAGAATTAGTTACAGACTCAAAATTAACTGCTCCATTTAAAAAGTTTACAGCTCCTTGGTTGGACCCAGGTGCATTAAACTGAACAGCCTTAACATAACTATGCTTTAAAGATAATTTATTATTATCGTTGATATTCCAGTCTATCTTAGCGATTAATTTATCACTCTGTAAGGTTGAAGTGTTATTCTCATAACCTCCAGCATCATAACCATAATTAGTACTTAAGAAATCTGATAACTGAATTAATTGTCCCTCAGTAACACTACCTCTATATGTAGAAATATTAAATGGCTGAGGAGTCTCGTTATCCTGTCTTTCATAATTTACGAAATAAAATAACTTGTCTTTAATTATTGGACCACCAACACGCACACCATATGTTTGAGAAGAAAATTCAGCTAATTTAGTTCTTTCATCATCCCCAGCAAGACCAGTTGGTGTTTTACCTGCTAAATCTTGATTTCTATAAAATCCATAAACGGAACCTTCAATAGTATTTGTTCC
This genomic stretch from Cellulophaga algicola DSM 14237 harbors:
- a CDS encoding TonB-dependent receptor; protein product: MRKFYFTIVALLFSAVAFSQGVTTSAIGGQVTDETGEPLPGASIVAVHTPSGSTYGAAADFDGYYRISNMRTGGPYNITISYIGYVDFNDANVFLQLGDAKRISVTLGESANELDEIVVIAQSNGVFDSGKTGAGTNISQKQVNNLPTISRNIADFARLTPQAQVSGDDIISIAGQNNRYNAIYIDGAVNNDVFGLAGNGTNGGQTGVSPISLDAIESFQINVAPFDVRQSGFSGGSINAVTKSGTNTIEGSVYGFYRNQDLAGKTPTGLAGDDERTKLAEFSSQTYGVRVGGPIIKDKLFYFVNYERQDNETPQPFNISTYRGSVTEGQLIQLSDFLSTNYGYDAGGYENNTSTLQSDKLIAKIDWNINDNNKLSLKHSYVKAVQFNAPGSNQGAVNFLNGAVNFESVTNSTALEFSSKIGDNMSNNLIIGYTTVNDDRGVSGNPFPSVQIFDTAGSSIYFGSDPFSTANLLEQKVLTLTDNFEIYSGAHTITIGTNNEFSSAYNVFFGNNYGAYRYNNIDDFLNGAAGNRYRYGYSLLGGSGDDSEGAADFDLFQFGLYVQDQVNVTDNFKFTMGARIDVPYWEDGLVNDDFNTRTVNLLESNGKNLQGARVGQGIDATVHFSPRVGFNWDVKGNRSTQIRGGLGVFTSRIPLVWPGGAYNNNGVTAGSLQLTGGDVPVFNSDVNNQFADPLPGTGALGGDINLFAKDFKLPQVFKINIAIDQKLPGGVVFSGDFIWNDNISAVTYENLNLPNTPSFLTTGAGSRPNYGFGALDRTYNAIYLGSNTGEGSSYNVSGTLSKNFYSTKIDVTSQVTYSYGDSDGIFDATSSQNSSQWRNLETVNGSNRPDLSTSDFSPGNRIIANSTIEFKWSDKIRTRIGLFYEGAEGTPFSYVYNGSGLLSDTGSFSALAYVPATLAEAQLVPYTSGDATITAAQQWESLDAFISGDEYLSSRRGQFAERNAARSDWAHIVDLKFAQEFRFYTGETLNKIEFTADIFNFTNLLNKDWGVRTFTNFNQVQLLNFEGFQGDGTTPTFTYDESAPDTKNIIDDSGLNSSRWQMQLGLRYSF